From Wolbachia endosymbiont (group A) of Longitarsus flavicornis, the proteins below share one genomic window:
- a CDS encoding polysaccharide deacetylase family protein: protein MFIRIIAFLLLYSSTVFCSDCNFNLPYCGLSCNLDLSYRNLSNIKKLLNNDDKFVALTFDDGPSNNRVNDIINVLESYEAKVTFFVLGKRINKKTSEIVKKIHESGHELGNHSWSHRKLTSLSSEEQLQELEKTNTAIKNATKQDVKWFRPPYGCHDDNLIKNTSQLNMYSILWTVDSLDWQGDKPETLVERVLSNVHNGAIVLFHDHNNRSNTIEALPHIIKILKKSGYKLVTLSEWGKKVCNAVKARSIPIEEGVYFEGILCGQKTKSLTAEHSY, encoded by the coding sequence ATGTTTATAAGGATAATCGCTTTTCTTTTGCTATACTCAAGCACAGTTTTCTGTAGTGATTGTAATTTTAATTTACCATACTGTGGGCTCAGTTGTAATCTGGATCTATCATATAGGAATTTAAGTAATATAAAAAAATTATTGAATAATGACGATAAATTTGTTGCGCTTACGTTTGATGATGGACCGTCTAACAATAGAGTAAACGATATTATTAACGTTCTGGAAAGCTATGAGGCAAAAGTAACGTTTTTTGTGCTTGGTAAACGTATAAATAAAAAAACGTCTGAAATAGTAAAGAAAATTCATGAATCAGGTCATGAGTTAGGCAATCACTCTTGGTCGCATAGGAAGTTGACATCACTTTCAAGTGAGGAACAATTGCAAGAATTGGAAAAGACAAATACAGCAATTAAAAATGCAACAAAACAAGATGTAAAATGGTTTCGCCCACCATATGGATGTCATGACGATAATCTGATTAAAAATACTAGTCAATTGAATATGTATTCAATATTATGGACGGTTGATTCGCTAGATTGGCAAGGTGATAAGCCAGAAACTTTAGTTGAAAGAGTTTTAAGTAATGTACATAATGGAGCAATTGTACTATTTCATGATCATAATAACAGATCAAACACAATTGAAGCTTTACCTCATATTATTAAAATACTAAAAAAATCAGGTTACAAGCTTGTTACCTTAAGTGAGTGGGGAAAAAAGGTTTGTAATGCAGTAAAAGCCAGAAGTATACCAATAGAAGAAGGAGTGTATTTTGAAGGAATTTTATGCGGACAAAAAACAAAGTCTTTAACCGCAGAGCATTCATATTAG
- a CDS encoding penicillin-binding transpeptidase domain-containing protein — protein MRTKNKVFNRRAFILGGIQLTISAIFSYRLYNLQIRNRQKYEALSNSNRIRVATIMPQRGKILDRNSIELAINKISYVVLFDGQKTSGEEVDLQTLSEVESKIAKSSEKITALYKRYYPFGSICSHVIGYTKRQQGINEVGISGIEYTYDHILKGKPGKSEQEINSKKRVIKELSSIPQQDGQDVQLTIDINLQEKIAKVFKDHQGSAVVIDVSNGEILALYNSPSYDNNLFASRLSNETWESLNAPSLPLVNRALSYQIPPGSIFKIIVALAGLKDGIITPKEKFSCKGYMKIGERKFRCLKSKVHGYVSLNEAMALSCNTYFYNIGKKISVDSLVEMARKFGIGSGSLIGTFKEEAPGLLPDRDWRARKLYSQWYLGDTINLVIGQGYMLTTPLQLAVLAARIATGKEVIPRIKMSKTMQNFPEIDVDHEHLSIVQKAMFDVVNSNYRKGLSSIQIAGKTGTPEINSKGESHKLFIAYGPYHNPRYAISVFTEHGKAPRQDVAIANEIFQYMLER, from the coding sequence ATGCGGACAAAAAACAAAGTCTTTAACCGCAGAGCATTCATATTAGGTGGTATTCAGCTTACCATTTCCGCTATTTTTAGCTATAGGTTATATAATTTACAAATACGAAACAGACAAAAGTACGAAGCATTATCTAATAGTAATAGAATAAGAGTCGCTACTATTATGCCTCAGCGGGGCAAAATTTTAGATAGGAATAGCATTGAACTTGCGATAAATAAAATTTCGTATGTTGTTCTGTTTGATGGACAAAAAACTTCTGGTGAGGAGGTCGATTTGCAAACATTATCAGAAGTCGAGTCTAAAATAGCAAAATCATCAGAAAAAATAACTGCTCTTTATAAACGTTATTACCCGTTTGGTTCAATATGTTCTCATGTAATCGGATATACAAAAAGACAGCAAGGCATAAACGAAGTAGGAATCAGTGGTATTGAATATACATATGATCATATATTGAAAGGCAAGCCAGGAAAATCTGAGCAGGAAATAAATTCTAAAAAACGCGTCATAAAAGAATTATCAAGCATACCACAACAAGACGGACAAGATGTACAGCTAACAATTGATATTAATCTGCAAGAGAAAATCGCAAAGGTATTTAAAGATCACCAAGGGTCCGCAGTGGTAATTGATGTAAGTAACGGAGAAATTTTAGCACTATATAATTCACCTTCTTACGATAATAATCTTTTTGCAAGCAGACTATCAAATGAGACTTGGGAAAGCTTGAATGCTCCTTCATTACCACTTGTGAATCGTGCATTGTCGTATCAAATTCCACCTGGTTCAATATTTAAAATAATAGTTGCGCTTGCGGGTTTAAAAGACGGGATAATAACACCAAAAGAGAAATTCTCGTGCAAGGGCTATATGAAAATAGGTGAGCGGAAATTTCGTTGTCTGAAAAGCAAAGTCCATGGGTATGTATCTTTAAATGAGGCAATGGCATTATCATGCAACACTTACTTTTATAATATAGGGAAAAAAATAAGTGTAGACTCTCTGGTGGAAATGGCCAGAAAATTTGGTATTGGCAGTGGGTCACTGATTGGAACGTTTAAGGAAGAAGCTCCAGGATTGTTGCCCGATAGAGATTGGCGCGCACGAAAGCTATATTCGCAGTGGTATTTAGGTGACACTATCAACTTAGTTATAGGACAAGGGTATATGCTTACAACACCACTACAGCTTGCAGTTCTTGCAGCGAGGATTGCAACAGGAAAAGAGGTAATTCCCCGCATTAAGATGAGTAAAACGATGCAAAATTTTCCTGAAATTGATGTGGATCATGAGCATCTTAGCATAGTTCAAAAAGCTATGTTTGACGTGGTGAATTCTAACTATAGAAAAGGGCTAAGCAGTATACAAATTGCCGGTAAAACTGGTACACCAGAAATAAACTCTAAGGGCGAAAGTCATAAGTTATTTATCGCTTATGGCCCTTACCATAACCCGCGCTACGCAATCTCTGTGTTTACAGAACACGGCAAAGCCCCACGCCAAGATGTTGCTATAGCTAATGAGATATTTCAGTATATGCTTGAAAGATAA
- a CDS encoding RluA family pseudouridine synthase, which produces MENIKTISVEDDNVRLDRYIRRIFPDLKQSVIEKSLRKGLIKVDDCKAKSSDKVNSGQTITLKHLNYIENANSDRKYNEKLVNLLRENILYEDEYILAINKPAGVIVQGGVKVKISISDLLDQIREGETFKIVHRLDRDTSGVIIFARNANVARYLMEEFKGRRVKKTYLALTSGIPSKDSGTIDYPLAKKYISGQEKVVVDENSPQNATTHFSIIAKFKHNVAYLKLQPITGRTHQLRAHLAHINCPILGDGKYGGKKAFIDGVASKIHLHSHSLSLKLPNNKEITITAPITKHIEKSIEALFFD; this is translated from the coding sequence ATGGAGAATATAAAAACCATATCAGTAGAAGACGATAACGTTAGACTGGATAGGTACATCAGAAGAATCTTTCCTGATCTAAAGCAATCTGTAATTGAAAAATCTTTAAGGAAAGGATTAATCAAAGTTGATGATTGCAAAGCAAAGTCCAGTGACAAAGTAAACTCTGGGCAAACTATAACGCTGAAGCACTTGAATTATATTGAAAACGCTAATTCTGATCGCAAATATAATGAAAAGTTAGTGAATCTGCTAAGAGAGAACATATTATATGAAGACGAATATATATTAGCTATAAACAAACCCGCAGGGGTCATCGTTCAAGGTGGTGTAAAAGTAAAGATTAGTATTAGTGATTTGCTTGACCAAATAAGAGAGGGAGAAACATTTAAAATTGTCCATAGGCTAGATAGAGATACGAGTGGAGTGATAATATTCGCACGCAATGCTAATGTTGCAAGATACCTTATGGAGGAATTTAAAGGACGAAGAGTAAAAAAAACTTATTTAGCATTGACTTCTGGCATACCGAGCAAGGATAGTGGAACAATAGACTATCCATTGGCGAAAAAATATATTTCTGGTCAAGAAAAGGTAGTTGTTGATGAAAATTCACCTCAGAATGCCACTACGCATTTTTCAATTATAGCAAAATTCAAACACAATGTTGCTTATTTAAAATTACAACCAATTACCGGCAGAACCCATCAGTTACGTGCACATTTAGCTCATATAAATTGCCCTATTCTTGGTGACGGTAAATACGGTGGTAAAAAAGCTTTTATTGATGGAGTAGCAAGTAAAATTCACCTTCATTCACATTCTTTATCTTTAAAATTACCAAATAATAAAGAAATCACTATTACCGCTCCTATCACTAAACACATCGAAAAGTCTATTGAAGCGCTATTTTTCGACTGA
- a CDS encoding MFS transporter — MNDIQKAILSGIICNMIVWYEITLFGVLTHTISSIFFSSESDYLSTIKFLGTFAVGFGFRPLGAFIFGYIGDKFGRRKVLLTSVILVSIPSTVIGVIPGYKEIGIFSSILLLLCRIMQGMAAGGETSINSAFLIEHSSDKKNLGFLGSMKAFSGALGSITCFVMIAVCKKFTGENYEIWGWRLPFYFCFIMGIIGFLTRYIMEESLAYKVHDQNKSLSNSPFLELIRDYKKAFVIAIGLGIAQNAIVYSAIMFYNISVKEFTLSGIDIKNVVRIISEIIFGTSAVLFATLSDKVGRKNVMVPVLIVLACASLPAFSLLSYDNHYVITPTYWLITIPISASFGIYNSLACELFPTKVRCTGFSLAHNISAGIFGGLSPSICMWLIEKTETKLAAGIYLTACALISLISVLQIKAKDRKVDW; from the coding sequence ATGAACGATATTCAAAAAGCAATACTATCAGGCATAATCTGCAACATGATTGTATGGTATGAAATAACTCTTTTTGGGGTCTTAACACACACAATAAGTAGCATTTTTTTTTCATCAGAAAGTGATTACTTAAGCACAATCAAATTTCTCGGTACCTTTGCAGTTGGCTTTGGATTTAGGCCACTTGGTGCATTTATTTTTGGCTACATTGGAGATAAATTCGGTAGAAGGAAAGTTTTACTTACTTCAGTGATATTAGTTTCAATACCATCTACTGTAATTGGAGTTATACCTGGCTATAAAGAAATAGGAATATTTTCTTCTATACTACTTCTATTGTGTAGAATCATGCAAGGAATGGCAGCGGGTGGAGAAACAAGTATCAACTCAGCCTTTTTAATAGAGCATTCAAGCGATAAAAAAAATCTAGGTTTTTTAGGTAGCATGAAAGCTTTTAGTGGTGCTCTTGGTTCTATTACATGCTTTGTAATGATAGCTGTTTGCAAAAAGTTTACAGGTGAAAATTATGAAATTTGGGGCTGGAGGTTGCCCTTCTATTTCTGCTTCATTATGGGCATAATAGGCTTTTTAACAAGATATATAATGGAAGAGAGCTTAGCATATAAAGTGCACGATCAAAATAAAAGCTTATCTAATTCTCCATTTTTAGAGTTAATCAGGGACTATAAAAAAGCATTTGTGATAGCAATTGGACTTGGTATTGCTCAAAATGCAATCGTTTATTCAGCAATCATGTTTTACAACATATCTGTAAAAGAATTTACCCTGTCAGGCATCGATATTAAAAATGTAGTAAGAATTATAAGCGAAATTATATTTGGAACATCTGCAGTGTTGTTCGCAACGTTATCTGATAAAGTTGGGAGGAAAAACGTGATGGTTCCTGTACTAATAGTATTAGCTTGCGCTAGCTTACCGGCATTTTCGCTACTGTCCTATGATAACCACTATGTTATAACGCCCACTTATTGGCTAATAACCATACCAATAAGTGCATCTTTTGGAATATATAATTCTCTTGCTTGCGAGTTATTTCCAACGAAAGTTAGGTGCACGGGCTTTAGCCTCGCACACAACATATCTGCAGGTATTTTTGGCGGCCTTTCTCCATCCATATGCATGTGGCTTATAGAAAAAACCGAAACAAAACTTGCAGCAGGCATTTATCTTACTGCCTGCGCATTAATTAGCCTAATATCTGTGCTTCAAATCAAAGCCAAAGACAGAAAAGTTGATTGGTGA
- the aspS gene encoding aspartate--tRNA ligase has protein sequence MNCYKTHTCNELRKNDVEKEVTLSGWLYRKRDHGNLIFVDLRDFYGITQLVFNNDKDFFDEISNLKLESVITVTGVVKARTEDTVNTSIATGEIEVVVSNLHVESEVEFHRDEEIAKEERSILASIAGEQEYPENMRFKYRFLDLRREKARNNIILRSQIIAELRRLMIEQGFLEIQTPILTASSPEGARDYLVPSRLNPGKFYALPQAPQIFKQLLMVSGFDKYFQIAPCFRDEDARADRSPGEFYQLDLEMSFVTQEDIFQIIESTLYKVFAKFSRKSVDKDFPRITYKEAMLKYGSDKPDLRNPLLISDVTEIFRDSEFNIFKSNIERGMVVRAIPAPKTAEEPRSFFDKKIEHAQREFGAKGLGYITFDKDGTAKGPIAKFLDDNRLNHIREVTNVKPGDSVFFASDKENEAATIAGKVRTLLGSELSLIDDNIFKFCWIIDFPYFVYDDKSKKIDFFHNPFSMPHGGLKDLEEKNPLDILAYQYDLVCNGIELSSGAIRNNKLDIMYKAFAIAGYSRGEVDTKFGALVRAFRFGVPPHGGIAPGVDRMVMLLADEPNIREVICFPMNQQGEDVLMGAPSKVDNKHLCELSLKVIE, from the coding sequence ATGAACTGCTACAAGACTCACACGTGCAATGAATTAAGGAAGAATGATGTAGAAAAGGAAGTTACCCTTTCTGGATGGTTATACCGTAAGCGTGATCACGGCAACCTAATCTTTGTTGATCTAAGAGACTTCTATGGAATCACTCAACTAGTATTTAATAATGACAAAGACTTTTTTGATGAGATATCAAATTTAAAATTGGAGAGTGTAATTACTGTTACAGGGGTAGTCAAAGCTAGAACTGAAGATACGGTAAACACCTCTATCGCAACCGGGGAAATTGAGGTTGTAGTTAGCAATTTGCACGTTGAATCGGAAGTCGAGTTCCACCGTGATGAAGAAATAGCGAAAGAAGAAAGAAGTATATTAGCAAGCATTGCTGGCGAACAAGAATATCCGGAAAATATGAGATTTAAATATCGTTTTCTTGATTTAAGGCGTGAAAAAGCCCGTAACAATATTATTCTGCGCTCACAAATTATTGCAGAACTCAGAAGGCTTATGATAGAGCAAGGGTTTTTGGAAATTCAAACTCCAATACTCACTGCTTCATCTCCTGAAGGTGCACGTGATTATTTGGTGCCAAGCAGACTAAATCCCGGTAAATTCTATGCATTGCCACAAGCTCCACAGATTTTTAAACAGTTGCTCATGGTTTCAGGGTTTGATAAATATTTCCAAATTGCACCGTGTTTTCGTGATGAAGACGCAAGGGCTGACCGTTCTCCGGGAGAGTTTTATCAGCTAGATCTTGAAATGTCTTTTGTGACTCAAGAAGACATCTTTCAGATTATTGAGTCTACCTTATATAAAGTGTTCGCTAAATTTTCTCGTAAGTCTGTTGATAAAGATTTTCCACGTATTACATATAAAGAAGCAATGCTTAAATATGGTTCTGATAAGCCAGATCTGCGCAATCCATTATTAATCAGCGATGTTACAGAAATTTTCCGTGATTCAGAGTTCAATATTTTCAAAAGCAATATTGAGCGTGGTATGGTAGTGAGAGCCATCCCTGCTCCTAAAACAGCAGAGGAACCACGCAGCTTCTTTGATAAAAAGATAGAACATGCGCAAAGAGAATTCGGTGCTAAGGGTCTTGGATATATAACGTTTGATAAAGATGGAACTGCGAAAGGACCGATTGCTAAATTCCTCGATGACAATAGGCTAAACCACATAAGAGAAGTAACGAATGTTAAGCCTGGAGATAGTGTGTTTTTTGCTTCTGACAAAGAGAATGAGGCAGCAACAATTGCAGGGAAAGTGCGCACTCTTTTAGGGTCAGAACTCAGTCTTATAGATGACAATATCTTCAAGTTTTGTTGGATCATTGATTTTCCCTATTTTGTATATGACGATAAAAGTAAAAAAATCGATTTCTTTCATAACCCATTCTCCATGCCACATGGCGGCTTGAAAGATTTAGAGGAAAAGAATCCACTGGATATCCTTGCTTACCAATATGATCTTGTTTGCAATGGAATAGAACTGTCAAGCGGGGCAATTCGTAATAATAAGCTGGATATCATGTATAAGGCCTTTGCCATTGCAGGTTATAGCCGGGGAGAAGTTGATACAAAATTCGGCGCACTTGTACGTGCATTCAGATTTGGTGTTCCCCCTCATGGTGGAATAGCACCAGGAGTTGATAGAATGGTTATGCTGCTTGCTGATGAGCCGAACATTCGTGAAGTAATCTGTTTTCCTATGAATCAGCAAGGTGAAGATGTTCTAATGGGTGCTCCTTCTAAGGTGGACAATAAACATTTATGTGAATTATCCTTGAAGGTTATTGAATAA
- the ccmA gene encoding heme ABC exporter ATP-binding protein CcmA, which produces MLECENLSCARNNKVLFKNLSFKAELKSKILITGPNGSGKTSLIRSLSGLLPPVSGNIRHCGKDIYDDPKSYIPSMVYIGHKNACKDSLTVAQNVEFWAGIRNTRELIVAAICCLQLQPVLNIRYGELSAGWKRRVALARLLISNANVWLIDEPFCNLDSATCELVLNLISIRSEQNGIVIITGHSSTEQLCDFTTIDIRDFNRLLA; this is translated from the coding sequence ATGCTTGAATGTGAAAATTTATCCTGCGCTCGTAATAATAAGGTACTATTTAAGAATCTCAGTTTTAAAGCTGAGCTAAAATCAAAGATTCTAATCACTGGTCCAAATGGTAGTGGTAAAACCAGCTTAATTAGAAGTTTATCTGGACTTTTACCGCCGGTATCAGGCAATATAAGGCACTGCGGAAAAGACATATATGATGATCCAAAATCCTATATACCTTCTATGGTCTATATAGGCCATAAGAATGCCTGTAAAGATAGCTTAACTGTTGCTCAAAACGTAGAATTCTGGGCAGGAATACGAAATACTAGAGAATTGATTGTGGCAGCTATTTGTTGCTTGCAGTTGCAACCTGTACTTAATATTAGATATGGCGAACTTTCTGCAGGCTGGAAAAGAAGAGTTGCGCTTGCTCGCCTCTTGATTTCTAATGCAAACGTTTGGCTGATAGATGAACCATTTTGTAATCTTGATAGTGCAACGTGTGAATTAGTGCTGAACCTAATCTCAATACGCTCTGAGCAAAATGGTATAGTAATTATTACAGGGCATAGCTCTACAGAGCAATTGTGTGATTTTACAACGATCGATATACGCGATTTCAATAGACTTCTTGCATAG
- a CDS encoding ankyrin repeat domain-containing protein gives MIPKTRKEAFKVLGLSESASTEKIKKTYHELALKWHPDKWSDKSQEEQKTATEKFKEISVAYKISIGKITEEFISQQPNDDWVDECMGGIFGSHLNGIEIHLFIALAGRSLKEAELLLPEITNPNIKSRPGNVSIEDKAPLHYIVRNACDKPNGGWEVLLEKFLSSDNDTGTGVAINLMLPQKEFVDVNIGDQTGTTPLHVASKYGRMDLIQVLLKYGADVNKLDRLSHSPLYQAASGNHVQTVKLLLEHKAKISNGERFLIPGTILYDLAEGKYSAEVTTMLLDRASTEEKNKIFLVSCRIGKVELVSKLLSEYRVNPNLISVDGCATILQDICQFNKPNSVNIANLLLQAGAEQTLVVGKWPSALEIVQQQKNKEFIELFAQYKNKTGSPVQHTNNHFQPTLGLGVQSAQPPITDNKNHHSPQKQPLGGEWTKENNNNSHTKQNTQSLLVVDNKIHDSLQKQSSEISSRGWTIGLALLFGAVGATLVAIGIIPEIIAIGVIATAVLLGIAGAALGGAVGYLTDIAVDKCCNSEAVMKAA, from the coding sequence ATGATTCCAAAAACACGTAAAGAGGCATTCAAAGTATTAGGATTGTCAGAGAGTGCAAGCACAGAAAAGATTAAGAAGACATATCACGAGCTTGCATTGAAATGGCATCCCGACAAATGGTCAGATAAAAGCCAAGAAGAGCAAAAGACAGCAACAGAAAAGTTTAAAGAAATATCAGTAGCATATAAAATATCAATAGGCAAGATAACTGAAGAATTCATTAGCCAACAGCCTAATGATGATTGGGTTGATGAGTGTATGGGAGGCATTTTTGGATCACACTTAAATGGTATAGAAATTCATTTATTCATTGCTCTTGCAGGTAGATCTTTGAAAGAAGCGGAGTTATTATTACCAGAAATTACAAATCCTAATATAAAGAGTCGACCTGGTAATGTTAGTATTGAGGACAAAGCACCATTACATTATATTGTGAGAAATGCTTGTGATAAGCCTAACGGTGGTTGGGAAGTACTTCTTGAGAAATTTTTATCATCAGATAATGATACAGGAACAGGTGTAGCCATAAATTTGATGCTCCCACAGAAAGAATTTGTAGATGTTAATATTGGCGATCAAACAGGTACTACCCCTCTTCACGTGGCTTCAAAGTACGGTCGTATGGACTTGATACAAGTTCTTTTAAAATATGGAGCAGATGTGAATAAGCTGGATAGATTGTCACACAGTCCATTATATCAAGCTGCTAGTGGTAACCATGTTCAAACTGTAAAACTGCTTTTAGAGCACAAGGCTAAAATTAGTAATGGTGAGAGGTTTCTTATTCCTGGTACAATTCTTTATGACCTTGCTGAAGGGAAATATAGTGCAGAAGTGACAACAATGCTTTTAGACAGAGCTTCTACCGAGGAAAAGAATAAAATATTTTTAGTGTCTTGTAGGATAGGCAAGGTTGAGCTTGTAAGCAAGCTACTTTCTGAATATAGAGTTAATCCTAATCTGATATCGGTAGATGGGTGTGCAACTATTTTGCAAGATATATGTCAATTCAACAAACCTAATTCTGTTAACATCGCTAACCTTTTATTACAAGCAGGAGCTGAGCAAACGCTAGTAGTAGGAAAGTGGCCAAGTGCATTAGAAATTGTTCAACAACAGAAAAACAAGGAATTTATAGAATTATTTGCTCAGTATAAAAATAAAACAGGTTCACCCGTACAACACACTAATAATCATTTCCAACCAACTTTAGGACTAGGAGTGCAAAGTGCTCAGCCACCTATAACAGATAATAAGAATCATCATTCTCCACAAAAACAACCTTTAGGGGGAGAGTGGACAAAAGAAAATAACAATAATTCGCACACAAAACAAAATACTCAGTCACTACTTGTAGTAGACAATAAAATACATGATTCCTTACAAAAACAATCTTCAGAAATTTCTTCGAGAGGATGGACAATAGGTTTAGCATTATTATTTGGTGCTGTAGGAGCTACACTAGTTGCAATAGGAATTATACCTGAGATTATTGCTATCGGAGTAATTGCAACTGCTGTATTATTAGGAATTGCAGGTGCAGCATTAGGTGGAGCAGTAGGATACCTTACGGACATAGCAGTAGACAAATGTTGTAATAGTGAAGCTGTTATGAAAGCTGCGTAA
- the priA gene encoding primosomal protein N': MTRTVDVLLPLPIDQLFSYAIEENTEILLGDYVVVPFGKKRLIGIVWKYSDKSNRELKFIEQKIDLPNIRPKLIAFAEWVAQYNLIPIGMLAKVIMGGVLKVNHIDKLVCAKQKQEISEISCQLSPEQQVASDKIISNLNEYSVTLLDGETGSGKTEVYLSVVAKLVETVNSAQILILLPEIVLTSQLVNRVRGQISKNLVEWHSRLTPKTRRSNWLNIASGNAQIIIGARSALFLPYKNLKLIIVDEEHDSSFKQEQGIIYNARDMAIILAKFENIPIILSSATPLLETIHHVKNGNYNHVKLTKRFGGAELPLIKVVDMRNNKQWISSELFESIKQTIEKKQQVMLFLNRRGYAQLAICKKCGYKISCLNCAVWLTYHKKKNALLCHHCSYQLKLPEKCSNCQSEQPLSLYGIGIERLLEEMVKLIPNAKTAMISSDQKSVSNVIDLILKEEVNIIIGTQIIAKGHNFPKLTLVGVMNADLSLENSDLRAAEKTYQLLHQVAGRSGRFNEKGMVIVQTNNPESSIIKALLHQKRDSFYEIELKSRREAKMPPFSRLIALIICGKNQIATQKAANEIVKSLLCHSSSSTICIQEKNVGVDKKEFEILGPSPAAINFLNNKYRYRVLLKIHNKHSLSIQKKLKYWIKNCNLNSSIAVIIDVDPVSFF; this comes from the coding sequence ATGACAAGAACAGTTGATGTATTACTACCACTTCCAATTGATCAGTTATTTTCATATGCAATTGAGGAAAATACTGAGATTTTACTTGGAGATTACGTAGTGGTGCCATTTGGCAAAAAACGCTTGATCGGAATAGTTTGGAAATACAGTGATAAAAGTAACCGAGAATTAAAATTTATTGAGCAAAAAATCGATTTACCAAATATTAGACCAAAATTGATCGCATTTGCAGAGTGGGTTGCGCAGTATAACTTAATACCTATTGGTATGCTTGCCAAAGTGATAATGGGGGGAGTGTTAAAAGTAAATCACATAGATAAATTGGTTTGTGCTAAGCAGAAGCAGGAAATAAGTGAAATAAGTTGCCAATTAAGCCCTGAACAGCAGGTAGCTAGTGATAAAATAATCAGCAATTTGAATGAGTATTCAGTGACTTTGCTTGATGGTGAGACAGGATCTGGAAAAACGGAAGTTTACTTATCCGTAGTTGCAAAATTGGTAGAGACTGTAAACAGTGCACAAATTTTAATCCTCTTGCCTGAAATTGTTTTAACTTCACAATTGGTAAATCGTGTTCGCGGTCAGATATCAAAAAACTTAGTTGAATGGCACTCAAGGCTCACTCCAAAAACTCGCCGAAGTAATTGGCTCAATATAGCAAGTGGAAATGCGCAGATAATTATTGGTGCACGATCAGCGCTTTTTTTGCCTTATAAAAACCTAAAATTGATTATCGTTGATGAAGAGCACGACTCATCTTTTAAACAAGAACAGGGAATTATATATAATGCTCGAGATATGGCGATAATCTTAGCCAAATTTGAAAATATTCCGATTATTTTATCATCAGCTACTCCACTGCTTGAAACGATTCATCATGTTAAAAACGGGAATTACAATCATGTAAAGCTAACTAAACGATTTGGTGGTGCAGAATTGCCACTCATTAAAGTAGTAGATATGAGGAACAACAAGCAATGGATCTCCTCTGAGCTTTTTGAAAGCATCAAACAAACCATAGAGAAAAAACAGCAGGTTATGCTTTTTCTAAACCGCAGAGGGTATGCACAACTGGCAATTTGTAAAAAGTGTGGATATAAAATTTCCTGCTTAAATTGTGCTGTTTGGCTTACATATCACAAGAAAAAAAATGCTCTTTTGTGCCATCATTGCTCTTATCAATTAAAACTTCCAGAGAAATGCTCTAATTGCCAAAGTGAACAGCCATTGTCCCTCTACGGCATAGGAATTGAAAGGTTGCTTGAAGAAATGGTGAAATTAATACCAAACGCAAAAACTGCGATGATAAGCAGCGATCAGAAGTCGGTTAGTAACGTAATTGACTTGATATTGAAAGAAGAGGTGAACATTATAATCGGCACACAAATAATTGCTAAAGGGCACAATTTTCCCAAATTAACTTTGGTTGGAGTAATGAATGCAGATTTGAGTCTCGAAAATTCTGATTTGAGAGCAGCGGAAAAGACGTATCAATTATTGCACCAAGTTGCAGGCAGATCAGGAAGGTTTAATGAAAAAGGAATGGTAATAGTGCAAACCAATAATCCTGAAAGTTCAATAATAAAAGCATTGCTGCATCAAAAAAGAGACTCATTTTATGAAATCGAACTTAAGTCAAGACGCGAAGCCAAAATGCCACCATTTAGCAGATTAATAGCGCTTATAATCTGTGGTAAGAATCAGATTGCAACACAAAAAGCAGCGAATGAAATAGTAAAATCTCTTCTCTGTCATTCAAGTAGCTCAACTATTTGTATCCAGGAAAAAAATGTAGGTGTAGACAAAAAGGAATTTGAAATTCTTGGCCCATCACCAGCAGCGATAAATTTTTTAAATAATAAGTATCGGTATAGGGTATTATTAAAAATACACAATAAGCATAGTCTATCCATACAAAAAAAGCTGAAATATTGGATTAAAAATTGTAACTTGAATTCGAGTATTGCAGTGATAATAGATGTTGATCCTGTGAGTTTTTTTTAA